Proteins from one Camelina sativa cultivar DH55 chromosome 8, Cs, whole genome shotgun sequence genomic window:
- the LOC104705852 gene encoding F-box/kelch-repeat protein At5g15710-like → MERLGFWGLLMGSVEKSSDSVKSLACSASTKNGDEESTSSKQASPLRSSGSRNTSPLGRVGSRNTSPSRQKVVKTKPRGFEEETVASFGKQVVADVQMEDGIWAMLPEDLLNEILARLPPFMIFRIRSVCKKWNSILQDNSFLKFHSNVSSHGPCLLTFWKNSPQIPQCSVFSLPLKTWYKVPFTFLPPWAFWLVGSSGGLVCFSGLDGLTFRTLVCNPLMQTWRTLPSMHYNQQRQLVMVVDRSEKSFKVIATNDIYGDKSLPTEVYDSKTDKWSLHQIMPAVNLCSSKMAYCDSRLYLETLSPLGLMMYRLDTGQWEHIPAKFPRSLLDGYLVAGTQKRLFLVGRIGLYSTLQSMRIWELDHTKVSWVEISRMPPKYFRALLRLSAERFECFGQDNLICFTSWNQGKGLLYNVDKKIWSWISGCALQSCNSQVCFYEPRFDASVH, encoded by the coding sequence ATGGAGCGTCTAGGATTTTGGGGATTGTTGATGGGTAGTGTGGAGAAGTCATCGGATTCTGTAAAGTCGCTGGCTTGCTCTGCGTCTACGAAGAATGGAGATGAAGAGAGTACTTCATCGAAGCAAGCATCACCTTTGAGGAGTTCTGGATCGAGAAACACTAGCCCTTTAGGTAGAGTTGGGTCGAGAAACACGAGTCCTTCTAGGCAGAAAGTGGTGAAGACTAAACCTCGTGGTTTCGAGGAAGAAACAGTGGCTTCATTTGGTAAACAAGTTGTTGCTGATGTGCAGATGGAGGATGGTATATGGGCAATGCTTCCAGAGGATTTGCTCAACGAGATTTTAGCTAGGCTTCCGCCATTTATGATATTTCGGATCCGGTCCGTTTGTAAGAAATGGAACTCGATTCTTCAGGATAATAGTTTTCTCAAGTTTCACTCAAATGTGTCATCTCATGGGCCTTGTCTTCTCACTTTTTGGAAGAACTCGCCGCAGATTCCACAATGTTCGGTTTTTAGCTTGCCGTTGAAGACTTGGTACAAAGTTCCATTCACGTTTTTGCCTCCATGGGCTTTTTGGTTGGTTGGTTCTTCAGGTGGTCTCGTCTGCTTTTCGGGTCTTGATGGTCTAACTTTCAGAACTTTAGTATGCAATCCTCTGATGCAGACTTGGAGGACTCTACCGAGTATGCACTATAACCAACAAAGGCAATTGGTTATGGTCGTAGATCGGTCAGAGAAATCATTCAAAGTTATAGCCACAAATGATATTTACGGTGATAAGTCACTTCCTACCGAAGTTTATGATTCCAAAACTGACAAATGGTCCTTACATCAAATAATGCCTGCAGTGAACTTATGCTCTTCGAAAATGGCTTACTGTGATTCCCGATTATATCTAGAAACTCTTTCGCCTCTTGGTTTAATGATGTATCGGCTTGATACAGGGCAATGGGAACACATTCCAGCAAAATTCCCAAGATCTTTATTGGATGGTTACTTAGTTGCTGGAACTCAGAAGAGATTGTTTCTCGTAGGAAGGATTGGCCTCTACAGTACCCTCCAAAGCATGAGGATATGGGAGCTTGATCACACAAAGGTTTCTTGGGTAGAGATAAGTAGAATGCCACCAAAATACTTCCGAGCACTTCTGAGACTTTCTGCTGAGAGGTTTGAGTGTTTTGGACAAGATAATTTGATCTGCTTTACGTCCTGGAATCAAGGAAAAGGTCTTCTATACAATGTGGATAAGAAGATTTGGTCTTGGATTTCCGGTTGTGCTCTTCAGTCATGCAACAGCCAAGTGTGCTTTTATGAGCCAAGATTTGATGCATCTGTCCACTGA